The genomic DNA TGGATTGGAGACAGTGGCAGGACAACAATTGGTATGCACGTAATTGCGTCTTTCATTTCTGCTGCAATCTTACAATTGTAGGTTCTGCAGTGGCTGTCGAAGCTTAGTTTCGAAATTTGTCTCTCTAGTTTAGTTTTTGTGGCGTAATCAGTGGAATTTGTTTTGGTTTCTGTTATATAGGGACCACCATTCTTGATGCGATTAAACAAACAGTTGGACCTGAATCAGAAGTCATATTTGAGCAATGCCCATTAGTGGACACATTATCAGCTCATGATTTTGCATTCGCCATTGTGGCTGTTGGTGAAACTCCATATGCAGAATATATCAGCTCGAAGACCGAACTTGTTATCCCTTCTGATCTAGCTGATATGATATGTTCAGTTGCTGATAGAGTACCAACACTTCTTGCTTTGATTACTGGGAGACCTATAGAATTAAAGCCAGAGATGCTTGAGAAGATTGATGCTTTGGTTGCTGCTTGGTTGCCTCAGACTGAAGGAAATGGAATCACTGATGTAGTTTTTGGAGATTATGACTTTATGGGACGATTACCTGTCTCATGGTTCAAGAGGCTTGACCAATTGCCGATGGATCCCGGTGCTGCCTTATACGATCCTCTGTTCCCATTTGGCTTTGGATTGACATACAACGCAAAAATGAAAACCAACAGCATTTAGGCCACGGGTAGGCAATAAGTTTCGCTTCTATGTCAAGACATGCATTAATTATATTCCTCGATATTTATTTGGAGACATATGttagtttttttaataatttccatgtgtgtgtgtttatCTGATCACCATTACAAAGTACCACAGAAGGTCATGTAAGTTATTTTTTATAGAGTTTAATGTCAAATGATCGCCGTCAATGTAACATATTTGGCCtaatcatattttatatatatctattccTACCATTGCCTTCAACATCCTCGAACAATGGTCCACCTCGAGAGCTAGCTTGGACAAAGGAGGCTAGAGCTGTGGTGGAAATCCCATAAATGGGTAAAGACATCATCTATTTTGGTTAAGACAGCAGAAAAGTTCATTTTAAATCGGGTATTACGTGGATAATAAATTAATCGTCTATATAGTGAGGTCTGCAAGTTGGAGGACGATATGTAAACTGGTGTTTCGACATTCTAATAATGGATATATAAActatgtttatattttttttattataaaaatagataattatgcttattacattattaaaataattaattttattaataaacacaatttttagtaatttaatttaattttttaatttttagaattacctttctttatattttttaaaattttatattttattaattatagaaATTGCCATTAAAGTTATctatttatcttataaaacccattatatttatatgaaggGTATTTCTGTCTTTTTATCATATTCATGTTCTTTCTATTCCTTATTCAACCCAACCAAACatcagaattataattctattccctgtctattccctccaaccaaacacaaaaatttcatcagaatttTCATTCTATTCCCTGTCTATTCTAATCTCAGTCTATTCTATTCCCTGTCTATTCTAATCCTGCGAACCAAACGTGCCCTTAGTGGTCTGTGATGTGGTAGACGAGGtgttataaaaaattcaatgtgGTTCAGAcaatacaataaaaaattatttttaaagattttaattaaaataaaataaataaaaaacctCTCTCTCACTTCTCCTCTCTCCTGCTCTCTACCCACCGGAGTTTCTCGACCGGCGGCAACTCTCGTCGAATTGCCTCACAGGAGCCGTCGTCGGAGCCTTCCCCTCTCCGCTCCACAGACCCGAGcctctctttctccctccTCCTTCTCACCCTTCCGTCcgtatttttcttctttttttctttttaaatcaTCTCGACTGGATCTGGGTGGGAGCGCCCCCCGCCGGCAACCCCACCCGGTCGCGTCGTCTTGCCTCGGTGCCTCCTCAGATCTTCATCGAAGCTCTCTATTCTCTCCTCTTCACTCTAACatccgatttttttttgttgcttTACTGACCCTTGGTTCCTCCATCTCAGTGGTTTTAGTTTGTTATGTTCTGTTCTTGCACAGAATGCTGTGCAAATTTGCCGCGTGACTCTCCGATGATAGgagagaaacagagagagatgagagagagacgaGAGAAACAGAGATGAAGAGAGACAGAAGAGAGGCGGAGAAGGAAAAGGACCGGTACAACGTCAGGTGGGGTTGCCGGTGGGGGCTCCGTCGGGTGGGGTTGCCGGCGGGGTGCTCCCCGCGCCTTTGCCTTCTGTTGCCGTTTGCATATGAAGGGAGACAGAGAAGAGAGATAGGAGGGAGATGAGAGAgatgatttttctttaaatttactgttttttctttaatatttatatgatttttataattaattaaaatttaagaactgaatttttataaaattagttGTCGTGTCAGGCACTCATAAAACACATCAGATGACAAGTTAGAAACGGATGATGGCGTTAATAGACAATTGACATAATGTAATTGATTGTaatattttaaactttttgtactcaattattacaaaaaaaaatttgtaccaAACTCTATACATTTGAAAAAGCTTTTGTACCATCCTAACATTATACTCTGTGGGGAATATAGTATATTGCTCCcacttaattttaaaatttaacctgcaaaaagaatttaatatctCAAAGTCCAATGCTGATTGGAGTCTGGGTGTTGCTCTTGGCTATATCGTTTATACCTTCGTTGTATTTCGTAGTTTTTTTTCAAGTACTACAAATATGTCAGGGAAATGACATTagtaaaagtaaaaatgacaaattaaaaaaattatgatggtTTGATATTGTTTgctggattttttttaatgaagtAAAGACATAGCCTTTTTCAAATCGTTATGGAGAATGGACATGATCCAAAGAGGGATCAAATGGCAACTGAAATGTGGAAGGGCACAAAtgacaaaatatataattaaagtttattaaagaaaaagaagtttcaaaagtaaaaatggtcaggaaaaaggaagagaaaaggcaaaagACTAAGAAGGATGGCGAGGAAAAGTCGACGTGCATGAAACATCACTTACATAAATTTTCTAGAGAAAACTAGCAATGGGAAACCGCTCATCCAAGATCACACTATCAAAAAGCATTAGCTATAATTGAATTGGAAAACTTAACCCAACTCCTCTTGGAATGGGAATTGGGGATGAACTGATCTTCATTCGAAGAGCTTCTATCACTTTCAATTTGAACCAAAAGTTGCAGTTCTAACTTgatgcatatataaatatacaaagtttttatttatttatcttttcgGGGATCTTTCGCCTATGAATTTGTgattttctattcttttttttaaaatttgtgaCACATCAAAATGTCAATTTTTCAAATCACTTGAATGGATTCTCGGGCCAAGCATATCGAAGTTGGTCCAATAGTCTAAAGAGAACAAGAGTCCCTCTTGAAGTGCTTcactataagttcccattttTTCATACCACCTTATTAAagaatttgtttttttccgaTGGTTTTATGAAGGATATTCcctaaaaattttcatttcttttcaaaCTTTCGATAGAATTTTCcctaaaaaattaatacaaaAACATGCGCAATTGTTGAGATTTGAACCTAAGAtcatatatttcctttttaacTCCAACTTGACAATATAAACGATTGTTATTTGCTTTATGCattgtatttttaaaaaatatataataattttaaatgaatATAATTTGTTCTTATATATACagaaattttcttaaaaaaatattcctttaattatttccaatggaattctgaaaattttgtctgaaaaaaagagtttgtattttttaattatttgaggAAATTTCAGATAGAACTTTCTCATcaaacattttttattatttttaaattttcttaaattttatttcttctcGATTCTATTAGAAAAATTGCTCAtataatcacaattttattatagtGACAAAATGCACCGATCGTGTATAAAATTGAATCTAACATATGAAAGTGAAACATATAGGAGATCACcaataattatcttttttttttcttataaaggAAGCTCGTGagtttaatatattaaaatataaataataaatatttaattaagggACACGAATAGTATCAATAATTATCTTTATCCTCGCAACAATGTCGACAAGTCCACAACCAATGAGAATCCAATGGCAACTTTGTGAAAATAGCACATCAAGATTTTTCGTAGAGGAGGAAAATATGCGGCAGTGAGTagatgagagagagatgtTAAAGATAACTACACGTCAGGCCATCGCATATAGCGCGTGTTAGATTTATTCAAAcggatgattttttttattttaataatttttaaatatgtaAATGAGAAATCCGTTAATATCTAGAATTGGAAAATATAAACTGACGGAAACTATGTTAAAAATGACACTGAAATGGAATATTATATCAGCATGAGCTCTTGCAGGACAAACTGGAGGCGTATGCTGAAACAGATCTACATTGAACCTCCTGGGGTCAATTGAACCCACACAATTCTTGGAAAATCAACTgtgttaaaatttataaatagttctttaatttgattaaCTTTCTTATGAAATTCTCTAAACAAGTGTGatgtaaaatataatatgaccCACTTCTTCTCTTTGAATATTATTCttagtttcttttttgtgTTTATTGTCACTATGCATTGATGgttttttctccaattttatgGGAAGAACATGTTGAAAACTTAAGAGAGATTtataaatgaataattatttaattacttatttttagaGAGCGTATGCTTTGATACGATTATTGATACACAAACATTTTGAAATGTGAAATCTTAaacagaatttttttttatttcccatTTTAATGATacctaaaattattaattatcattttatttataagtgTTCTTTAGaatgtaaaaagaaaatcagacATTATCTGATAAATTATTAAGACTATAGCATAAGATTGACTGCATCCACTGATTTGCGGGTCTTGAATCCACCATCGGGGGATCAGTGGTAACAGTAAAATCAATTGAattaccaaaaagaaaaaaaaatgattgtgGGACGGCAAAGAAAACCCAATGATCCCATCGCTTATCCAAGATCAGATCAACGAGAACTTCCTATGCCCAGTACTTTCatctataattataattattatttttataaatatctaTCATGATGATATGTCTTTACACCTTTCACGTCGTTGGTTTCGGAGAGTGAGATGGCACAAGGACACATTGCcacttattaaattattttggtGGTCATACGAAATGTCATACAAGAAGAACTCTTTCATCTTAATTGGCATTAGTAAACGCGTTCCCTCgactttaatattttatatagctataaatatagattcttcgatattcctttcttcttgTGGCATACATTCATTAGTTCCTCATGGTGATATAGGACCATGGGATTTTTTCGAGAAAATATTTAGgaagtattatatatttacGTGATTGTATaaaattctattatatattcacATGATCGTataaaatttaactaaaaatcAGCATGTTTAGAAAatgtatttataattaataaaatttctttcttcaCACTCACATGTGTCGATTGTCGATTGATTTTTACAGAGACATTTTACTATATAATAgtcattgaatatttttttttattcttcccCTCCTAAGAGGATAGCCATTTTTTCAGTTCTCATCTCTCTCGCATAGGAACTTAAATCTCATTCCTCTTAgcatggaaaaagaaaaatatatatg from Punica granatum isolate Tunisia-2019 chromosome 2, ASM765513v2, whole genome shotgun sequence includes the following:
- the LOC116198065 gene encoding uncharacterized protein LOC116198065 — protein: SPLLHCRSESGRRSGNWADVPAQLHREISREAVRKSLVLLKNGKDPEKPLLPLDKNARKILVAGTHADDLGYQCGAWTVRWIGDSGRTTIGTTILDAIKQTVGPESEVIFEQCPLVDTLSAHDFAFAIVAVGETPYAEYISSKTELVIPSDLADMICSVADRVPTLLALITGRPIELKPEMLEKIDALVAAWLPQTEGNGITDVVFGDYDFMGRLPVSWFKRLDQLPMDPGAALYDPLFPFGFGLTYNAKMKTNSI